One genomic segment of Ancylobacter sp. IITR112 includes these proteins:
- a CDS encoding ABC transporter ATP-binding protein, with the protein MAPFIHFDQVTKSFGTLKVVDKLDLEVAKGEFVSLLGPSGSGKTTLLMMLAGFEQPSHGAIWLDGTRIENLPAHKRNMGVVFQNYALFPHMTVAENVAFPLAMRGVGRAEAAARVTRALDMVRLGHLRDRRPAQLSGGQQQRVALTRALVFEPTVVLMDEPLGALDKQLREHMQLELRDLHRTLGLTVIFVTHDQSEALTMSDRIAVFNHGRIEQLDTPEGIYDRPRTRFVAEFIGETNLFEGVVNKVADGIAEIAIASGVVVRAAQLGPVEVGAPILASVRPERLHLQERAAGGNAIAVTVTDHVYQGDHLRTHLAGPGIELVAKVQRRVPVGPVGSPAFACFEPSECTLIAPDQAAGRGA; encoded by the coding sequence TTGGCGCCCTTCATCCATTTCGATCAGGTCACCAAGTCCTTCGGCACGTTGAAAGTGGTCGACAAGCTCGACCTGGAAGTGGCGAAGGGGGAGTTCGTCAGCCTGCTGGGCCCTTCCGGCTCCGGCAAGACCACCCTGCTGATGATGCTCGCCGGCTTCGAACAGCCCTCGCACGGGGCCATCTGGCTTGACGGCACCCGCATCGAGAACCTGCCCGCGCATAAGCGCAATATGGGCGTGGTGTTCCAGAATTACGCGCTGTTCCCGCACATGACGGTGGCGGAGAATGTCGCCTTTCCGCTGGCCATGCGCGGCGTCGGCAGGGCGGAGGCCGCCGCCCGCGTGACGCGGGCGCTCGATATGGTGCGGCTCGGCCACCTCAGGGACCGCCGCCCGGCCCAGCTTTCCGGCGGCCAGCAGCAGCGCGTCGCGCTCACCCGTGCCCTGGTGTTCGAGCCCACCGTGGTGCTGATGGACGAGCCGCTCGGCGCGCTCGACAAGCAGTTGCGCGAGCACATGCAGCTCGAATTGCGCGACCTGCACCGCACGCTCGGCCTCACCGTGATCTTCGTCACCCACGACCAGTCCGAAGCCCTGACCATGTCGGACCGCATCGCCGTGTTCAATCACGGCCGCATCGAGCAGCTCGACACGCCGGAAGGCATTTATGACCGCCCCCGCACCCGCTTCGTCGCCGAGTTCATCGGCGAGACCAATCTGTTCGAGGGGGTGGTGAACAAGGTCGCCGACGGCATCGCCGAGATCGCCATCGCCAGCGGCGTGGTGGTGCGCGCCGCCCAGCTCGGCCCGGTGGAGGTTGGCGCGCCGATCCTCGCCTCGGTGCGGCCCGAGCGGCTGCATCTGCAGGAGCGGGCGGCGGGGGGTAATGCTATCGCCGTCACCGTCACCGATCATGTGTATCAGGGCGATCATCTGCGCACCCATCTCGCCGGGCCGGGCATCGAGCTTGTCGCCAAGGTGCAGCGGCGCGTGCCGGTGGGCCCGGTGGGCAGCCCCGCCTTCGCCTGTTTCGAGCCGTCCGAATGCACGCTGATCGCGCCGGACCAGGCGGCGGGGCGCGGCGCATGA
- the hisD gene encoding histidinol dehydrogenase, translating to MPALSSAFADQIHPLKAPRPDDGRDTNEIAATVKEVLDAVRSRGDAAVRHYSKLFDKSDVTAIEVSAEERAAALAALDPQTRADTEFAIERVRAFAQAQLATILPLEVEALPGLHLGHRVIPIERVGAYVPGGRYPLLSAPIMTLVPAKVAGCDEVIACLPPTAHPAMIAGCHLSGADRIFRVGGAQAIAAMAFGTETIPAVDKVVGPGNAYVNEAKRQVFGPVGIDQLAGPSEIFIVADETGDAEMIATDLLAQAEHDVRTRVGLITTSRALAEATLVEVEKQLKTLSTAPVAGKAWEDFGEIVVCDSEEAMIAYSDHIAAEHLQVHTADPHATAAKLRNYGSLFIGTLASVVYSDKCCGTNHTLPTMGAGRYTGGLWVGSFVKICTHQWLDARGVAAVAPPAVRQSASEGLEGHRRAAAFRLQG from the coding sequence ATGCCCGCGCTCAGCTCCGCCTTTGCCGACCAGATTCACCCGCTCAAGGCGCCGCGCCCGGATGATGGCCGCGACACCAATGAGATCGCCGCTACCGTCAAGGAGGTGCTGGACGCGGTGCGCAGCCGTGGCGACGCGGCGGTGCGGCACTATTCCAAGCTGTTCGACAAGAGCGACGTGACCGCCATCGAGGTGAGCGCGGAAGAGCGCGCGGCCGCGCTGGCCGCCCTCGACCCGCAGACCCGCGCCGACACCGAATTCGCCATCGAGCGGGTGCGGGCCTTCGCGCAGGCGCAGCTCGCCACCATCCTGCCGCTGGAAGTCGAGGCGCTGCCGGGGCTTCATCTCGGCCACCGCGTGATCCCGATCGAGCGCGTCGGCGCCTATGTGCCGGGCGGGCGCTATCCGCTGCTGTCCGCGCCGATCATGACGCTGGTGCCGGCCAAGGTGGCGGGCTGCGACGAGGTGATCGCCTGCCTGCCGCCGACCGCCCACCCCGCCATGATCGCCGGCTGCCACCTCTCCGGCGCTGACCGCATCTTCCGCGTCGGCGGGGCGCAGGCGATTGCCGCCATGGCCTTCGGCACCGAAACCATTCCCGCCGTCGACAAGGTCGTCGGCCCCGGCAATGCCTATGTCAACGAGGCCAAGCGGCAGGTGTTCGGCCCCGTCGGCATCGACCAGTTGGCCGGGCCGAGCGAGATCTTCATCGTCGCCGACGAAACCGGCGACGCCGAGATGATCGCCACCGACCTTCTGGCGCAGGCCGAGCATGATGTGCGCACCCGCGTCGGCCTCATCACCACCAGCCGCGCGCTGGCCGAGGCGACGCTGGTCGAAGTGGAGAAGCAGCTCAAAACCCTCTCCACCGCCCCGGTCGCTGGCAAGGCGTGGGAGGATTTCGGCGAAATCGTCGTCTGCGACAGCGAAGAGGCGATGATCGCCTATTCCGACCATATCGCCGCCGAGCATCTGCAGGTCCATACCGCCGATCCGCACGCCACCGCCGCCAAGCTGCGCAATTACGGCTCGCTGTTCATCGGCACGCTGGCGAGCGTGGTTTATTCCGACAAATGCTGCGGCACCAACCACACGCTGCCGACCATGGGCGCCGGCCGCTACACCGGCGGGCTGTGGGTCGGCTCCTTCGTCAAGATCTGCACCCATCAGTGGCTGGACGCGCGCGGGGTCGCCGCCGTCGCCCCGCCCGCCGTGCGCCAGAGCGCCAGCGAAGGGCTGGAAGGTCACCGCCGCGCCGCCGCCTTCCGCCTGCAGGGCTGA
- a CDS encoding tlde1 domain-containing protein has translation MAVAVAWISNTAIPTPADAARVDPPLLAATVAPEVDSVVVDEPSPPPTYTVDDIRNFRAAGVFEPPRDWLFDPAPMVARPAAVAAAPDEVVPPMETVSTVPLPMANPLFAGRVMSGDEPEDTLTLAPRPPRKPAMETEVAALPPPMEEDVAPEPEAPAATEAPKDELRYPTREDKFAIYDIRAKKLYLPNGKKLEAHSGYGDKFDDPRYVHVKMVGPTPPNRYKLRMREALFHGTEAVRMTPVGDGKMYGRNGFLLHPYLLGPRGDSNGCISLADYDAFLVSFKKGEIEEVVVVEAMPKSAEPANPLLSWLTGGKRD, from the coding sequence GTGGCGGTCGCTGTCGCGTGGATTTCCAACACCGCGATTCCGACCCCGGCCGATGCGGCGCGTGTCGATCCTCCGCTGCTCGCGGCGACGGTCGCGCCGGAGGTGGACAGCGTGGTGGTGGACGAGCCGTCGCCGCCGCCGACCTACACGGTCGACGACATCCGCAATTTCCGCGCCGCCGGCGTGTTCGAGCCGCCGCGCGACTGGCTGTTCGATCCCGCGCCGATGGTCGCGCGCCCGGCCGCCGTCGCTGCCGCCCCGGACGAGGTGGTGCCGCCGATGGAGACGGTGAGTACCGTGCCGCTGCCCATGGCCAACCCGCTCTTTGCCGGCCGGGTGATGTCCGGCGACGAGCCCGAGGACACGCTGACCCTCGCTCCGCGCCCGCCGCGCAAGCCGGCGATGGAAACCGAGGTCGCCGCGCTGCCTCCGCCGATGGAGGAAGACGTGGCCCCCGAGCCGGAGGCGCCCGCCGCCACCGAGGCGCCCAAGGACGAACTGCGCTACCCCACGCGCGAGGACAAGTTCGCCATCTACGACATCCGCGCCAAGAAGCTTTATCTGCCCAATGGCAAGAAGCTGGAGGCGCATTCCGGCTATGGCGACAAGTTTGACGACCCGCGCTACGTGCATGTGAAGATGGTCGGCCCGACCCCGCCGAACCGCTACAAGCTGCGCATGCGGGAGGCGCTGTTCCACGGCACCGAGGCGGTGCGGATGACGCCGGTGGGCGACGGCAAGATGTATGGGCGCAACGGCTTCCTGCTGCACCCCTACCTGCTCGGGCCGCGCGGCGATTCCAATGGCTGCATCTCGCTCGCCGATTACGATGCCTTCCTCGTTTCCTTCAAGAAGGGCGAGATCGAGGAAGTCGTGGTGGTCGAGGCGATGCCGAAATCCGCCGAACCCGCCAATCCGCTGCTCTCCTGGCTGACCGGCGGCAAGCGGGACTGA
- the lon gene encoding endopeptidase La: MTHPDFERFSPLRMADAGSSNGGVNAHVPEDQMILLPVRNLVLFPGVVMPVAVARPASIASAQQAVREGRPVGIVMQRDASVEEPGPTDLHRMGVIANILRYVTAPDGTHHLICQGEQRFRVDEFVREKPFLTARVTRIEESETRSSEIEARFVHLQSQANEVMELLPQAPAELVAAVRGANSPAGLADLIAAYADISPDEKQELLETVDIAARMTKISRLLAHRIEVLRLSQEIGKQTKASLDERQREVLLREQMAAIQKQLGEDGGNSQEIADLEQAIADAGMPEDVEQMARKELGRLRRMQDASAEYGMIRTYLDWLIALPWRLPETAPIDIAEARKILDEDHFGLDKIKRRIVEYLAVRKLAPNGKAPILCFAGPPGVGKTSLGQSIARAMGRTFVRVSLGGVHDEAEIRGHRRTYVGALPGNIIQGIRKAGTRDCVMMLDEIDKMGSGIQGDPSAAMLEVLDPEQNGTFRDNYLGVPFDLSRVVFIATANMLDTIPGPLRDRMEIIQLTGYTDQEKLQIARRYLVRRQLEANGVTADQVEVEDDALKAMIRAYTREAGVRNLEREIGRAIRHVAVDIAEGTAATAKITVGTLPDLLGPPLFEDEVALRVSVPGVATGLAWTPVGGDILFIEATRIPGRGGLILTGQLGEVMKESAQAAWSLVKSRAVELGIDPGMFATSDVHVHVPAGATPKDGPSAGVAMFTALVSLLTGRTVRKDTAMTGEISLRGLVLPVGGIKEKVVAAARAGLTRVMLPARNRRDYEDIPQDARDRLEFVWLERVDEAIVNALEPAPMGDAPALKAAS, from the coding sequence ATGACACACCCCGATTTCGAAAGATTTTCCCCGCTGCGCATGGCCGATGCCGGCAGCAGCAATGGCGGCGTCAACGCCCATGTGCCGGAGGATCAGATGATCCTGCTGCCGGTGCGCAATCTCGTGCTGTTCCCCGGCGTCGTCATGCCGGTGGCGGTGGCACGCCCGGCCTCCATCGCCTCCGCCCAGCAGGCGGTGCGCGAGGGGCGGCCGGTCGGCATCGTGATGCAGCGTGACGCCAGCGTGGAGGAACCCGGCCCGACCGACCTGCACCGCATGGGCGTGATCGCCAACATTCTGCGCTACGTCACCGCGCCCGATGGCACGCATCACCTCATCTGCCAGGGCGAGCAGCGCTTCCGCGTCGATGAATTCGTGCGCGAGAAGCCTTTCCTCACCGCCCGGGTGACGCGGATCGAGGAGAGCGAGACGCGCTCGTCGGAGATCGAAGCGCGCTTCGTTCACCTGCAAAGCCAGGCCAATGAGGTGATGGAGCTGCTGCCGCAGGCCCCGGCTGAGTTGGTCGCCGCCGTGCGCGGCGCCAATTCGCCTGCCGGCCTCGCCGACCTCATCGCCGCCTATGCCGACATCTCGCCGGACGAGAAGCAGGAGCTTCTGGAGACGGTCGACATCGCCGCCCGCATGACCAAGATCTCGCGGCTGCTCGCTCACCGCATCGAGGTGCTGCGGCTGTCGCAGGAAATCGGCAAGCAGACCAAGGCCTCGCTGGACGAACGCCAGCGCGAGGTGCTGCTGCGCGAGCAGATGGCCGCGATCCAGAAGCAGTTGGGCGAGGATGGCGGCAACAGCCAGGAAATCGCCGATCTGGAACAGGCGATCGCGGATGCCGGCATGCCGGAGGATGTCGAACAGATGGCCCGCAAGGAGCTGGGCCGGCTGCGCCGCATGCAGGACGCCAGCGCCGAATATGGCATGATCCGCACCTATCTCGACTGGCTGATCGCCCTGCCCTGGCGGCTGCCGGAGACGGCGCCGATCGACATCGCCGAAGCCCGCAAAATTCTGGACGAGGACCATTTCGGCCTCGACAAGATCAAGCGCCGCATCGTCGAATATCTCGCCGTGCGCAAGCTGGCGCCGAACGGCAAGGCGCCGATCCTGTGCTTCGCCGGCCCTCCCGGCGTCGGCAAGACCTCGCTCGGCCAGTCCATCGCCCGCGCCATGGGCCGCACATTCGTCCGTGTCTCGCTGGGCGGCGTGCATGACGAGGCGGAGATCCGTGGCCACCGGCGCACTTATGTCGGCGCGCTGCCGGGCAATATCATCCAGGGCATCCGCAAGGCGGGCACCCGCGACTGCGTGATGATGCTGGACGAGATCGACAAGATGGGCTCCGGCATACAGGGTGACCCGTCGGCGGCGATGCTGGAGGTGCTCGACCCCGAGCAGAACGGCACCTTCCGCGACAATTATCTCGGCGTGCCGTTCGACCTGTCGCGCGTGGTGTTCATCGCCACCGCGAACATGCTCGACACCATCCCCGGCCCGCTGCGCGACCGTATGGAGATCATCCAGCTCACCGGCTACACCGACCAGGAGAAGCTGCAGATCGCCCGCCGCTATCTGGTGCGCCGGCAATTGGAGGCCAATGGCGTGACGGCTGACCAGGTGGAGGTGGAGGACGACGCCCTGAAGGCGATGATCCGCGCCTACACACGCGAGGCCGGCGTGCGCAATCTGGAGCGCGAGATCGGGCGCGCCATCCGTCATGTCGCCGTCGACATTGCGGAAGGCACCGCGGCCACGGCGAAGATCACCGTCGGCACGCTGCCCGATCTGCTCGGCCCGCCGCTCTTCGAGGATGAAGTGGCGCTGCGGGTCTCGGTGCCGGGCGTGGCCACGGGCCTTGCCTGGACCCCGGTGGGCGGCGACATCCTGTTCATCGAGGCGACGCGCATTCCCGGGCGCGGCGGGCTGATCCTCACCGGCCAGCTCGGCGAGGTGATGAAGGAGAGCGCGCAGGCGGCATGGAGCCTCGTCAAGAGCCGGGCTGTCGAGCTCGGCATCGACCCCGGCATGTTCGCCACCAGCGACGTGCATGTGCATGTGCCGGCCGGCGCCACGCCGAAGGACGGGCCGAGCGCGGGCGTCGCCATGTTCACCGCCCTGGTCTCGCTGCTCACCGGACGCACGGTGCGCAAGGACACGGCGATGACCGGCGAAATCTCCCTCCGCGGGCTGGTGCTGCCGGTCGGCGGCATCAAGGAGAAGGTGGTCGCCGCCGCGCGGGCGGGACTGACCCGCGTGATGTTGCCGGCCCGCAACCGGCGCGACTATGAGGATATTCCTCAGGATGCGCGCGACCGGCTGGAGTTCGTCTGGCTGGAGCGGGTGGACGAGGCGATCGTCAACGCGCTGGAGCCTGCACCGATGGGCGACGCGCCCGCCCTCAAGGCCGCGAGCTGA
- a CDS encoding cupin domain-containing protein, producing the protein MPNIGPGIRELRRRRNLGIRRLALRSGVSHSSISLIERDRISPSIDTLAAILEALGTTLVGFFSELQQMSSYSPFYEASELPEVGSGEAISYRVIGINHPNRQILVLHETYAVGADTGEAFSHTAQEAGMIIRGAVEVTVENNSKVLHVGDAYYFDSKLPHRFRNVADEPSEIVSAINPPTY; encoded by the coding sequence ATGCCCAATATCGGACCGGGAATTCGCGAATTGCGGCGGCGCCGCAATCTCGGCATCCGCCGCCTCGCCCTGCGATCCGGCGTCTCGCATTCCTCGATCTCGCTGATCGAGCGCGACCGCATCAGCCCGTCCATCGACACGCTCGCCGCCATATTGGAGGCGCTGGGGACGACGCTGGTGGGCTTCTTTTCCGAACTGCAGCAGATGTCGTCCTATTCGCCGTTCTATGAGGCGTCCGAACTGCCGGAAGTCGGCAGCGGCGAGGCGATTTCCTACAGGGTGATCGGCATTAATCATCCCAACCGGCAGATTCTGGTGCTGCACGAAACCTATGCCGTTGGCGCCGATACCGGGGAGGCGTTTTCCCACACCGCGCAGGAAGCCGGCATGATCATCCGCGGCGCCGTGGAGGTGACGGTGGAAAACAACTCCAAGGTTCTCCATGTGGGCGACGCCTATTATTTCGACAGCAAACTGCCGCACCGCTTCCGCAATGTGGCGGACGAGCCGAGCGAGATTGTCAGCGCCATCAACCCGCCCACATACTAG
- a CDS encoding AEC family transporter: MVPQRGSVGALAMSEILLIVLCLAIGVLLRLSGRLPESATKVLGGWVINVALPAAALHSVQGVRLRPDWWLAAATPWLGVLVSIVILVPLCRGLGWSRERTGAILLVAGWGNTSFVGLPMIAAFAGSQWLGLGIVIDLFGTYLAVSTLGIAVATVAASGRFDLAVVGRRIATFPPFYAVLIAFATNHLARPDWLQHLIEILANTLTPIALAAVGFALRLDRLAGRAGPVALGLCHRLLLAPALLIGFYLALGQAGDPVAKVAMLEMAMPPMLGASIIALEHELEPDLVALLIGLGVPLSLLTAWGWWAVIAPLS; encoded by the coding sequence GTGGTACCGCAACGCGGTTCCGTGGGGGCGCTGGCGATGTCGGAAATCCTGCTGATCGTGCTGTGTCTCGCCATCGGCGTGCTGCTACGCCTGTCCGGCCGGTTGCCGGAGAGCGCGACCAAGGTGCTCGGTGGCTGGGTGATCAATGTCGCGCTGCCGGCGGCGGCGCTTCACAGCGTGCAGGGGGTGAGGCTGCGGCCGGACTGGTGGCTGGCGGCGGCGACGCCCTGGCTCGGCGTGCTGGTTTCCATCGTGATTCTGGTGCCGCTCTGCCGTGGACTCGGCTGGTCGCGGGAGCGCACCGGCGCCATCCTCCTGGTGGCCGGCTGGGGCAACACCTCCTTTGTCGGTCTGCCGATGATCGCCGCCTTCGCCGGCAGCCAATGGCTCGGGCTCGGTATCGTCATCGACCTGTTCGGCACCTATCTCGCCGTCTCGACGCTGGGCATCGCGGTGGCGACGGTGGCGGCCTCCGGCCGCTTTGATCTGGCCGTGGTAGGGCGGCGGATCGCCACCTTCCCGCCCTTCTATGCCGTGCTGATCGCCTTTGCGACCAACCATCTCGCCCGGCCGGACTGGCTGCAGCACTTGATCGAGATCCTCGCCAACACGCTAACTCCGATCGCGCTGGCGGCGGTGGGCTTCGCGCTGCGGCTCGACCGGCTGGCCGGCCGCGCCGGGCCGGTGGCGCTAGGCCTGTGCCACCGGCTCCTGCTCGCCCCGGCTCTGCTCATCGGCTTCTATCTCGCGCTTGGCCAGGCGGGCGATCCTGTCGCCAAGGTGGCGATGCTGGAAATGGCGATGCCGCCCATGCTGGGAGCGAGCATCATCGCCCTGGAGCATGAGCTGGAACCGGACCTGGTGGCGTTGCTCATCGGCCTCGGCGTGCCCTTGTCGCTGCTCACGGCCTGGGGCTGGTGGGCGGTGATCGCACCGCTGAGCTGA
- a CDS encoding Hsp20/alpha crystallin family protein produces the protein MKKTDPRLWMWSDAVEMLNRADRLHRQMFQPAARAEAPARHRAPCWEPPVDMLETDHELLVLAALPGVDPDRMTVSIQNGVLTIAGARILPPELHNATIHRMELPQGRFERQLALPPGRYEVNRPRVVNGCLAIVLRKV, from the coding sequence ATGAAGAAGACTGACCCCCGCCTGTGGATGTGGTCGGACGCGGTCGAGATGCTCAACCGGGCCGATCGGCTGCACCGGCAGATGTTCCAGCCGGCCGCGCGTGCCGAGGCGCCGGCGCGCCACCGCGCGCCCTGCTGGGAGCCGCCGGTCGACATGCTGGAGACCGACCATGAATTGCTGGTGCTCGCCGCGCTTCCCGGCGTCGATCCCGACCGTATGACGGTCTCGATCCAGAACGGCGTGCTCACCATCGCCGGCGCGCGCATCCTGCCGCCCGAGCTGCACAACGCCACCATCCACCGCATGGAATTGCCGCAGGGCCGGTTCGAGCGCCAGCTCGCTTTGCCGCCCGGCCGCTATGAGGTGAACCGTCCGCGCGTCGTCAATGGCTGCCTCGCCATTGTGCTGCGCAAGGTTTGA
- a CDS encoding heavy metal translocating P-type ATPase encodes MAAGGLAWAVGQDLLAQRIWAGATALVLALLVFHILASLRRGEFGLDLIAALAMGTALAFGETLAGAIVALMFTGGEALEAYAQRRAAREMTALLARLPRTAARYEGGGLTDVPLDALRPGDRVLVRRGEVVPVDGTVESAQAILDQSALTGEPLPVHRRQGEAIMSGSTNAGDAFDLRAVHAAADSTYAGIVRLVEAAQQSRAPMVRLADRYALGFLALTLVIAGAAWAFSGDPVRLLAVLVIATPCPLILAVPVAIISGISRCAARGVLVKDGGALERLAELRTVLIDKTGTLTGGRPRIVAIAARTGLAPEEVLRHAAALDQASAHVVAGALVEAAEARGLALPSPSGIAEAPGAGLTGRVAGHDVAVGGWDFVTARLPPQAMDPAIVSERARWASRPGTVVVAVALDGELAGALLLADAVREEAQAVLGALRDLGVTRLILATGDETARAEAIAAGLGFDAVLSQMTPQDKAAAVIAERPHGPVMMIGDGVNDAPALAAADIGVAMGANGATGGASSEAAGIVILVDRLDRLIDAMRIARRARAIARQSVVAGIGLSTLGMIAAAFGLLAPVEGALLQEAIDVAVILNALRALRAPRGAAQG; translated from the coding sequence CTGGCGGCGGGCGGCCTTGCCTGGGCCGTCGGGCAGGACCTTCTCGCGCAACGCATCTGGGCGGGGGCGACGGCGCTGGTGCTGGCGCTGCTGGTCTTCCACATACTGGCCAGCCTGCGGCGCGGGGAATTCGGGCTCGACCTGATCGCCGCGCTTGCAATGGGCACGGCGCTGGCGTTTGGCGAGACCCTGGCCGGCGCCATCGTCGCGCTGATGTTCACCGGCGGCGAGGCGCTGGAAGCCTATGCCCAGCGCCGCGCGGCGCGGGAAATGACCGCCCTGCTCGCCCGCCTGCCGCGCACGGCCGCGCGCTATGAAGGTGGCGGGCTGACCGACGTGCCCCTCGACGCGCTGCGTCCCGGCGACCGTGTGCTGGTGCGGCGGGGCGAGGTGGTGCCGGTGGACGGCACGGTGGAGAGCGCCCAGGCGATTCTCGACCAGTCAGCCCTGACCGGCGAGCCGCTGCCGGTGCACCGGCGACAGGGCGAAGCCATCATGAGCGGCTCGACCAATGCCGGGGACGCCTTCGATCTTCGCGCCGTTCACGCCGCCGCCGACAGCACCTATGCCGGCATCGTCCGGCTGGTGGAGGCCGCGCAGCAGTCCAGGGCGCCGATGGTCCGCCTCGCCGACCGTTACGCGCTGGGCTTCCTGGCGCTGACGCTGGTTATTGCGGGCGCGGCCTGGGCGTTCAGCGGCGATCCCGTGCGGCTGCTGGCGGTGCTGGTCATCGCCACGCCCTGCCCGCTTATTCTCGCCGTGCCGGTAGCTATCATTTCCGGCATTTCCCGCTGCGCCGCGCGCGGGGTGCTGGTGAAGGATGGCGGCGCGCTGGAGCGGCTGGCCGAGCTGCGCACCGTGCTGATCGACAAGACCGGCACGCTCACCGGCGGCCGGCCGCGCATCGTCGCCATCGCCGCGCGCACGGGGCTGGCGCCGGAGGAGGTACTGCGACATGCGGCCGCGCTCGACCAGGCCTCCGCCCATGTGGTGGCCGGGGCGCTGGTGGAGGCGGCAGAAGCACGCGGCCTCGCCCTACCCTCGCCGAGCGGCATCGCCGAAGCGCCCGGCGCCGGGCTCACCGGCCGCGTGGCGGGACACGATGTGGCGGTGGGCGGCTGGGATTTCGTCACGGCGCGGCTGCCTCCACAGGCGATGGACCCGGCGATCGTCAGCGAGCGCGCCCGCTGGGCGTCCCGCCCGGGCACGGTGGTGGTCGCCGTAGCGCTGGACGGCGAACTGGCCGGCGCGCTGCTGCTGGCCGATGCGGTGCGCGAGGAGGCGCAGGCCGTGCTCGGCGCTCTGCGCGACTTGGGCGTTACCCGTCTCATCCTCGCCACCGGCGACGAGACGGCACGCGCCGAAGCCATCGCCGCCGGCCTTGGCTTCGATGCGGTGCTCAGCCAGATGACGCCGCAGGACAAGGCTGCCGCCGTCATCGCCGAGCGGCCGCACGGTCCGGTCATGATGATCGGCGACGGGGTGAACGATGCGCCCGCCCTGGCGGCCGCCGACATCGGCGTCGCCATGGGGGCCAACGGCGCCACCGGCGGCGCCTCCTCGGAAGCCGCCGGCATCGTCATTCTGGTCGACCGGCTGGACCGGCTGATCGACGCCATGCGCATCGCCCGCCGCGCCCGCGCCATCGCGCGGCAAAGCGTGGTCGCCGGCATCGGCCTGTCCACGCTCGGCATGATCGCCGCCGCCTTCGGCCTGCTGGCGCCGGTGGAAGGCGCGCTGCTGCAGGAAGCCATCGACGTGGCGGTGATCCTCAATGCGCTGCGCGCCCTGCGGGCGCCGCGCGGCGCGGCGCAGGGCTGA
- a CDS encoding ABC transporter substrate-binding protein yields the protein MMAGGTASARDLTVVSWGGNYQDAQKKIYFEPFSKKIGKPVLDESWDGGIGVIAAKVKAGVPNWDVVQVETEELELGCADGFYEKIDWAKLGGKDKFLPAAVSDCGVGAIVWSTMLSYDADRLKTPPTSWADFWDVKKFPGKRGFRRGPKYSLEFALMADGVKPEDVYKVLGTPEGVDRAFKKLDELKPNIVWWEAGAQPLSLLASGEVVMSTAYNGRLAGINKTEGKNFQGVWPGSIYAIDSWVILKDSPNAKEAMDFIAFASEPANQSKLPEYIAYGLPNKEAAAMVPAALQKDLPTTQANLTGAIALDGAFWVDNVEELTKRFNAWLAK from the coding sequence ATGATGGCCGGCGGCACCGCGTCGGCGCGCGATCTCACGGTCGTCTCCTGGGGCGGCAACTATCAGGACGCCCAGAAGAAGATCTATTTCGAGCCCTTCTCCAAGAAGATCGGCAAGCCCGTGCTCGACGAGAGCTGGGACGGCGGCATCGGCGTCATCGCCGCCAAGGTGAAGGCTGGCGTTCCGAACTGGGACGTGGTGCAGGTCGAGACCGAGGAACTCGAACTCGGCTGCGCCGACGGCTTCTACGAGAAGATCGACTGGGCCAAGCTGGGCGGCAAGGACAAGTTCCTGCCGGCGGCGGTGAGCGACTGCGGCGTCGGTGCCATCGTCTGGTCGACCATGCTCAGCTACGACGCCGATCGGCTGAAGACCCCGCCGACTTCCTGGGCGGACTTCTGGGACGTGAAGAAGTTCCCCGGCAAGCGCGGCTTCCGCCGTGGACCGAAATACTCGCTCGAATTCGCGCTGATGGCCGATGGCGTGAAGCCGGAGGATGTCTACAAGGTTCTCGGCACGCCGGAAGGCGTCGACCGCGCGTTCAAGAAGCTGGACGAGCTCAAGCCGAACATCGTGTGGTGGGAAGCCGGCGCGCAGCCGCTCTCCCTGCTCGCCTCGGGCGAGGTGGTGATGTCCACGGCCTATAATGGCCGTCTCGCCGGCATCAACAAGACCGAAGGCAAGAACTTCCAGGGCGTCTGGCCGGGCAGCATCTACGCCATCGACAGTTGGGTGATCCTCAAGGACAGCCCCAACGCCAAGGAAGCGATGGACTTCATCGCCTTCGCCAGCGAGCCGGCCAATCAGTCCAAGCTGCCGGAATACATCGCCTACGGCCTGCCCAACAAGGAAGCCGCCGCGATGGTGCCCGCCGCCCTGCAGAAGGACCTGCCGACCACGCAGGCCAACCTCACCGGCGCGATCGCGCTGGATGGCGCCTTCTGGGTCGACAATGTCGAGGAACTGACCAAGCGCTTCAACGCCTGGCTGGCGAAGTGA